The Thermodesulfobacterium sp. TA1 sequence TACCCTAAGGTTGTAGAGGTCAGGTCGCAAATTCATTAAGCCAGATGACCTCTTCTTTTATCAGGCTTTTGACTCTCTCAGTATTCTCCATTGCCCTTTGGATTGTAGTAAACTATTTGAATATCTGCTCTATGACAAGTGTTGCCATATCTCTCATAAAAGAAGCCGCTGTTAGCTGAGAGTCATTGTAACTTATAAGCTTAAGCCCTCTACCCCTCACACCTTGAGCCAATTTCCTCCAATACTGTCTCGGTCTCTCTGCCCTTGGTTTCCTCCCTTGAGCTGTCCTCTTCACCTTATGAACTGTCTGCGTGGCAAGTAATCTATGCTCTCTCATGAGCATATAAACCCTTTTGTGATTGATCTTTAAACCCTCTCTAACTTAAACCAGGCGGTAACTTGCCTATGTCCCCAAAAAGGATGCTCTGGTTTTATCGCCTTTATCCTCCTCAAAAGTTCTTCATCCTTTGGACTTTCTGCTAACCATTCAACAACCTTTACCTTTTTGGCAGCATAAAGCTCTCCCTTGATATTCCTAAAGCCTTACAGGCAGCTCTAATCGTATATCAAGCTTTCTTAAGCATCTCTATTGCCTCTATCTTGTTTTTAATAGGTCCTTTTTTTGCCAGCTTCAAGAAATTTATCCCTCCATCGGTAATATAAGGTTTGGCTGATTTTATGCTCCCTGCATATATCAGCTACTGACCTTTTTCCTTTAGCCCCTCAAGGAATATTGTTAATTTTTCCTCTGCCGTCCATTACCTCTGTTCATCTCACACCTCCTGTCTTAATATTTTATCCCTACCTAACAAGAGAGTTTAACCTCTACAACTCTGGTGTGTCCAGTCCTTATGGGGTTCAGTATATTTCCCTGTATTTCGGCAATACAGAAACTTGATTTTTGTATATACATACATTAATCTTGTTTCTAATAGGTTAGGAGGTGATGTGTGGTGTGGTTAAGTGGTGTGGCAGGAGGTCAGGTGTTAAAAGCCTTTATTTTACAGGCTTTCGGTGATGGCACAGTGGACTCTGGATCCACGAGTGGAGGTTCGAGTCCTCCTCCCCCAGCCATTTATCTTTTTATCAACCTTTCTAAGGCATCTATAACTTCTTCTACTGAGATAGAACTTAAGCATTTATAATGCCCGTAAGGGCAGGTTCTTTTAAAACAAGGATTACAGGGCATTTTGTGCTGTAAAACTATAGCTTTGGGGTTTAAAGGGCCTGTTTTTTCGGGGTCTGTAGACCCAAACAGGGCTACTTGAGGTTTTTTAAGAGTAGCAGCAAGATGCATAAGCCCTGAGTCGTTAGAAACTATTGCTTCAGCTAAAGCAAACATACCTGCTACGGTTATTAAGTCGGTTTTTCCGCAGAGGTTATACACTTCTTTTACTTCTGTTTGGATAAAGTCTCCTACGTTTTTTTCTTTTTCTCCCCCTGCAACCACTACCGTCCATCCCTTTTTTACTAAGTTTTTAGCAAGTTTTTGGTAGTATTCCTTAGGCCACATTTTAGCCGGTCCGTAGGCTGCCCCAGGGGCAAGGATGATAAAAGGCTTTTCTTCCAGCCCTTTTAAAAAATTTTTAGCCTTAGTTATAGCCTCTTTCCCTAAGGGCAAAGAAAGGTCTCTGTGGTTGCAAGGAAGTTTTAAAGCTTCTAAGAGATAAAGGTAGTAATCCCTTTGATGAAGGGTTAGTTTAGGTGGTTTGACTGCTTTGGTTAATAGAAAACTTCTCAAATCTTTGGCATAACCCCATCTTTCCTTTAGTCCAGCCCTAAAAAACAGCCAGGCAGAGGAAAAGGAATTGGTAAGAAGAAGCCCTGTTTGGTGGTTAAAAGGTTTTAGAAGATTAAGGTTTTTCTTGAAGTTGCCTTTTTCATAATAAAGAACTTCGGTGTTGGGGAAAAACTTGAAAAGGTCTACGATAGACTGAGGTCCTAAGAGATAAATTTTTTCATGTTGACAGAGGTTGTGATATACAGGGGTTGCCATCAAGGCATCCCCTAACCAATTAGGAATGCGTATAACCATAAAACAGCCTCTTCACCACCAAGGTGGCGTAAGACCCTTTTTCTAAAAAGAAAATCAGTTTTACCTCATCGTCGGTTAGTTTTTCCCAAACTAAATTTTCTGGAAAGATAACCGCCGGTCTGGGATAGGTCTTGAAAACCAAGCCTTTGATAAAACTTCTTAGTTGAGAAACATTTTCAAGTCCTTCCTTTTGGCAGACCTTTTCGTAGAATTTTGGGATGTCTATAGAAGAGCTGTTTTTATCAAACCTAAGTTTAGGGGAAGGAAGGGGTAGTTTTAGGGTTTTTATACTTTCCCATTTGTTCTCGGGGACCTCTCGGTAAAAGAAAAGATCGCCTAAAAGATAAGGGGCTTTAAAATGGTTAAGTCCAAGTTTTTGCAGGATTTCTTTTAAGATTTCGTTCCAAAGAAAGCTCTGGTAGGCATTTCCAAGAAAAAAGAGATATTCTTGGTCTACTAAGTTCAAAGCCCTTTTAAAGGTGCGTTTAGAGGGTTTATGTTCTGCCAAAAATTGAAAAAGGTTTTTCTCCCAACTCAATTTGGCAAACTCTAAGCATTTTTTAAAGTCACCCCAATGTTTTTTAAGACAATCTCTAAGTTTTCTGTTTTTTTCTATTTCTACAGGGCTGGCTTCGGCAAACATTAAATAAAGGGCTTTTTCATAGTTACCTTTAATGATTTCCTTAGCAGCAAACTCTTTAGAGGTTTTTACTGAACCAAACCTTTGGTCATCAAAATAATTAGCTAATCCGTATTTTTTTACTAACTCTATTTCTTTATCCAATCGTTTAGGTTCTACACGAAAGTTTTTTACTCTAATTTCAAAACGGTTACCTAAAAGAAGGTCTTTTGACATAGGTTTGGTGGTTTGCCCTAAATAGATTAACTCAAATTCTTTGGTTTTGATGTCTTTTTTAGGACCGTTTTTGATGGTGATAAACTGTTGAGCTATAGCCTTTTTATCTTTTAACCCCCCAAATCCTATAGAGTTCATCGAAATGCGAATGAATTTGGCTATCTTCCCTAAAGCATCCCAAGTAGAGATGTTGTATTTTTTTAATAAATATAAAGAGAATTCACCCTTTCCTTCTGGAAAGATTTCTGCAACCTCAGAGACGATAAAATCTTCTAAGCTTTCTTTGATTTTCATCATAGCTTTTTCCAATATATCATAGAAGTGAGGTTTTAGTAAGATGCTTGTTTTATGTTTAAAAAGTATTAAATTTAAGTAAATATTTTTTAGTAGGAGGAAAAGGAAGGGAATGATTACTAAGCTTTTGTCAAAGATTGTAGGCACTAAAAACGAAAGAGAATTAAAGAAAATAAGACCTATCGTGGACAGGATAAACAGTTTAGAACCAGAGGTTAAGAAGCTTTCTGATGAGGCTCTTTCCAGAAAAACTATAGAGTTTAAGGAAAGGATAGAAAGAGGGGCAAGCTTAGACGAACTTTTACCCGAAGCTTTTGCTGTGGTTAGAGAGGCAGCAAGACGTGTTTTGGGTATGAGACACTTTGACGTTCAGCTTATCGGAGGGGTGGTTTTACATCAAGGAAAGATCGCGGAAATGAAGACAGGTGAGGGTAAAACTTTAGTAGCTACTCTTCCTGCCTATCTTAACGCTTTAACAGGAAAAGGGGTTCACATCGTTACGGTAAACGATTACTTAGCCAAAAGAGACGCCGAGTGGATGGGACCGGTTTATCGGTTTTTGGGTCTTACCGTAGGATATTTACAAAATCAAATGGATGAGGTAGAGCGTAAAAAGGCTTATCAGTGTGATATTACCTATGGAACTAACAGTGAATTTGGTTTTGACTACCTTCGTGATAACATGAAGTATTCCTTAGAAGATATGGTGCAAAGAGGTCATCATTATGCCATCATAGACGAGGTAGACTCCATCTTGATAGACGAAGCAAGAACCCCGCTTATCATCTCGGGTCCTTCTGAAGAATCTACGGACATTTATTATTTTGTAGACGAAATCGTCAGAAAGCTCAAAAAGGATATACACTTTACCGTAGATGAAAAGACTAAAAACGCTACTTTAACCGAAGAGGGGATTGCTGAATGCGAACAATTATTGGGAATAAAAAACCTTTACAACCCTCGTTATGTTAGATTAGTGCATCACATACATCAAGCTTTAAGGGCTCATCATCTGTTTAAGAGGGATGTAGACTATGTGGTTAAGGATGGCAAGATTATCATCGTAGACGAGTTTACCGGAAGGCTTATGCCAGGTAGAAGATGGAGTGATGGACTTCATCAGGCAATAGAGGCTAAGGAGCGGGTAAGGATAGAAGCAGAAAACCAGACCTTAGCGATGATTACCATTCAAAACTATTTTAGGATGTACGAAAAATTAGCAGGAATGACCGGAACCGCTGAAACTGAGGCTGCAGAGTTTAAACAGATATATAACTTAGACGTAGTGGTGATACCAACTCATAAACCTATGATAAGAATAGACTACCCTGATGTAGTTTTCAGGACTCAGAAAGAAAAGTTTGAAAAAGTGGTAGAAGAGATAGAACAGGCCTACAAGCAAGGCAGACCGGTTTTGGTAGGTACAACCAGCATAGAAAAAAGCGAACTTTTATCTAAGATGTTAAAGAAAAAGAAAATATCTCATCAAGTGCTTAATGCTAAACATCACGAAAAAGAAGCAGCCATCATCGCTCAAGCAGGTAGGTCCTATGCGGTTACTATAGCAACTAACATGGCTGGTAGAGGGGTAGACATCCTTTTAGGAGGTAATCCTGAAGGGTTAGCTAAGGCTCAACTTGAGGCTGAAGGATATGACCTTTCTGAAATAGATGAGAGAGCTTGGAACGAAGTTTTAGCCATGGCTAAACAAGGGATAGACCCTACAGAAAAATATAAAGAATATTGGGCTAAAGTTTTATACGAAAGATATTTAGAATGTCAAAAAGATGCAGAAAAAGTTAAAGCCTTAGGAGGACTTTACGTTATAGGCACAGAAAGACATGAATCGAGAAGAGTGGACAATCAGTTAAGGGGTAGGGCAGGAAGACAGGGAGATCCAGGGGCTTCTAAGTTTTTCCTTTCCTTAGAGGATGAACTTTTACGTCTTTTTGGTTCAGATAAGCTTAAAGGTTTTATAGAAAAGTTAGGGCTTCCTGAAGGAGAGCCTTTAGAGCATCCTTGGTTGTCAAGGGCTATAGAACAAGCCCAGAAAAAGGTAGAGGCCTATCATTTTGAGATAAGAAAACATCTTCTTGAGTATGACGATGTTATGAACCAACAAAGAGAAACTATTTATGCTCAAAGAAAAGAGGTGTTGAAAAGTGATTCTGTAAAAGACTGGATTTTTTCAATGATAGAAGAGACGACAAACGATTTGGTAGAAGAGGCTTTTATAGAAAGAAAGGAGCTTACTCATGAGGAGTTAAAAGGTTTGGTAGAAAGGGTAAAAGAGATTTTTGCCTTTAATGTAACCTTTGGTGAAGGGAAACATTCTAAAGAAAAGGTTTTAGAATTTTTGAAAAATACCCTTTTAGAGTTTTACGAGAATAAGGAAAAGGTCATCGGACCTGATAACATGAGGGCTATTGAAAAGTATTTCTTGTTAAATACGATAGATAATCTATGGAGAGAACATCTGTTGATGCTTGACCATCTTAGGGATAGTGTAGGCTTAAGGGGTTATGGGCAGAAAAACCCGTTACAAGAGTATAAACGAGAGGCTTTTCATCTGTTTGTAGAACTTATGAGAAAGATAAGAGAGACAACCCTTTCTTATCTCTTTAGGGTTGAAATAAAAGAAGCGTCAGAGATAGAAGGGGTGCTTGAGTTAGAGGAAGAGGTAGATACTCAGAAGCTTGAATACAAAAGAGAGGATGTTTTTGAAGAAAAGACAAATCCTGAAAAATCTCAACCAGTAAGGGTGCAAAAGGTGGGAAGAAACGACCCTTGCCCTTGTGGTAGTGGTAAAAAATATAAAAAATGTTGCGGTAAAAACTTAGAAGAGGAGGGAAAAAGTGAAATGTCCTAAATGTGGTTATGTGTTTTCTGAAGAGTATACACAATGTTTAAAATGCGGTAATACCATGACCCTTATTTTAGAGGTGTTGGGGGATTTTCCGTCTCCAGCAAAAGAGCCTTTTTTATCGGTTGAAGACTTTATGAAACAACCTCTTATAGAAGAGCCAGAAGGAGGAGAAACTCCTCCTCCCCCTAAAGAGATTGAGTTAAAATTACCTGAATAAAGGTTTTTTAAGGAAATCTATCTCCCCAGAAGTCTTTTTTAGTGCCTTCGGCAAGTTCTTTAGTTTCAAATAAGGCTTTCTGATAATAAAGAGTAACTACTTTTTTAGCCTCTTGGTAGATATTAGTATCAGGGAAGTTATTAAGGATATAAAGGACTCGGTTGTAAGCCGCCCGGTAATACCCTATCTTGTAGTAAAATTGAGCTACGTAAAATTCATGTTTAGCTAACTGTTCTCGAAGTTCTTTAATCCTTTTAGCTGCTTCAGCCCGATAAGGATTTTGAGGATAAGATTGTAATAGCCTTTGATAGGTTTCTATTGCCTTTTTGGCATAGGATTGGTCTCTGTCAAAAGTGAGCCTAAGTTTATAATAGCAGGTGCCTATTTGAAAGATAACATAAGGTATGGCTTCATTGTTAGGGTAGAATTTTTCAAAAGATTCATAAAGAGAAAGGGCCTCTAAGTATTCACCTTCCCAGAACTTAGAGTCAGCCATCCTCAACTCAGCCAAGATAGCCTGAGGACTTCCTGGATAAAGGTCTCTTATCTTTTTATAGTACTCGTAAGAAAGGTCATAGCTTCCTCTGTTAAAAAATCTTTCTGCATCTCTTAATAAGGTCCCTAAGTCTTCTTCTTCGGTTTTGCTAGATTTTTGAGAAATTTCTTTTCCAAATTTAGAAGAGATTTGAGATCCGATCTTAGAAACCGTTCCACATCCATAAAGACTAATCAATATGCTCAAACTAAAAATCCATAAAAGGATAAAGGTTGGTTTAAGGCTTTTAAGCATATACCTTTAAGCTAAAACTTTGTTTAAGGCGTTTACTATGGTGTTTTTAGAAACAGCCCCTACGATTACCTCTACAGGCTCTCCGTTTTTAAAGATGATAAGGGTGGGGATGGCTCTTATTCCATATTTTCCTGGGGTAATAGGATTTTCGTCTACGTTTAATTTCATTACCTTAACTTTACCTTCAAACTCCTCTGCTATTTCATCGATTATTGGTGCAATCACCCTACAAGGGCCACACCAAGCAGCCCAAAAATCAACCAAGACAGGGATTGGTGATTGGAGAACCTCCGTTTCAAAAGTTTCGTCCGTTACCTTTGGTGCCCCCATGTTAACCTCCTTTAAATATTTTAGTAAAAAAATACATTAACCTAAAACCCTAAAACTGCAACCCTTTTTATCCTAAAAAACCTCTTTTTAAAACCAAAAAAAGTTTTTTAAGAACGGTCTCAAGCTCTTTGTTAAATTTTTCATTTTTTATGAGAAAATAGTTATAAGCCATGACAGCCGGTATAGCACAAAAAAGCCCCATAGCAGTGTTGATAAGGGCCTCAGCTATGCCAGGGGCTACTGTAGCTAAACTGGCACTCCCTTTTAATCCAATATCATGAAAGGCTTTCATAATACCCCAGACCGTGCCAAAAAGTCCTATAAATGGTGCCACATTACCGGTTGTGGCAAGAAAACCTAAACCCTTATTTAGGTTCAAAAGCATCCGTTCTTTTTCTAAGGAAATCAACTCCTCAAGCTCTTTTTCAGCAAGATTTATCTTGAAACGCTCGTCAGCAATTTTGGGAGTAGCCGTCCTGAAGTAATAATCGTATATTTCACCAAAACCTGCTACCATCCTTTTAATCCCTTTAGAAATTAAATTTTGGTCTAAAGATTTAACCAATTTGATTAAACCTGAAAAATCTTTGGTGCTTTCAAGGCTTTTGTTAAAGTCTTCAAGATCATTGGCAAAGGATTTATACCTAAAATAATTGGCGATGATGTAATACCAACTTTGGATACTAAAAAAGACTAATAGTAAAAGTACGGCTTTGCCTACATACCCTGTTTGAGAAAAAAGTTTCCAAAATTCCATCTATCCTCTCCAAACCAATTCGTTGATGTCTTTTTCTATTTTTAGAAGGTTTTTTAAATACGTCAACCCTTTTAAAGCACCTTCTTTTAGGTTAAAGGTGTGTTCTGTTACGTAGGTGTCTACGTGAAGTTTTATCACTTCTTCATCAAGTTCTTGGGCGTAAAACTTTAGCAAAGGTAGCACCTCTTTCCAGTGTTCTTTTGCCCACAAAAGGCTTTCTCTAAAGGCGTTTACTAAGGATTGTTTGAGTTGAGGGGATAGGTCTTTTTTGATAAAAAAACCTCCTAAAGGCACCGGAGCCACTGTTTGTCTTTCCCAATATTCTCCCAGGTCACAAATTTGATAAAGACCATGCTTTTGGTAAACAAAACGACCTTCGTGAATCAAAACCCCTAAGTCAGCTTTTTTCTCTAAAAGAAAAGGTATGATTTGATCATAACGGACGAAGACCTTATTTATCTCACCTTGGTAAAAAAATCGAAAAAGCAAATGTGCGGTGGTATGCTCTCCAGGGATAGCTATGGTAAGGTTGGGAAAATCTTCTGGGCTGTAAGGTTTAAGGCTTACTATCAAAGGACCAGCCCCAAATCCTAAAGCCGCCCCTACAGGCATAAGTTCATAGGTCTGATAAAGTTTATCCCAGATGGCAAAAGAGGTTTTAATTACCGGTATGTGGCCTTCAATTCCTAATCGGTTTAAGGTTTCTATGTCTTCAAACCGAAAGGTTAAGTTTATCCCTGGGTTTATCCTTTTTAATAAAAGCCCAGAAAGGATAAAAACGTCGTTAGGGCAAGGGGAAAGGGCTATGGTTAAAGGTTTTTCAGACATTTAGCCACCTCTCTTAAGACCTGAGAAGCTTTATTTAAATCCCAGGGTTTGTCAGGTGCTTCTAAAAGATTGCTTATTACCCTTACCTCTAAAAGCTCAATCCCCAGTTTTTCTGCAGCCTTAGCTACCCCAAAGCCTTCCATGTTTTCTGCAACCACTTTAAATCGATTTTTAAAAAAAAGGCTTCGTTCTGGGTCGTAAGAGGTTGCACAAACAGTAGCCATAGGTCCAACTAAGGTTCTCAGCCCCTTGTTTTTAAGCAGTTTTTCTACCTTTGATACTAAAACTGAAGGAAATTCTATTTCTTGACTTACCTTCAGTTTTTCTGGGAGACTTTCATAGCGGTCTTTATGTTTTCTTCCAAAATCAACCCATACTTCTTTAGAGGCAATCACCACGTCCCCTTCCCTTAATCCGGTATTAGGATAGCCACCTGCCCATCCTATAAGCACAAACCTTTTGTCTAGGTTATTCTGGAAAAGAAGAGTACAGGTCACCGAAGCTTCAACCACTCCTATCCCGGTTAAACTATATTCTATATCTAAATCAGAAATAGAAGAAGCCTCAAATTCTGAAGGTACAAGAAAAGAAATCTTTTTCATTTCAAGGCTTCTAACTCAAGGTTATCATCAAGGTAGACTATTTCCCCATGAATTCCTAAGGATAAAAGTTCTTCTAAAATAAAATCTACCTCGTTGCACCGGATAAGATTTCCTTCAGAATAGAAGGGAAGATATATTCTTACTTGAGGAGGGTTTAATCCCACAGCCTCTACCTCTATCTTTGCCTCTTCAGGCAGGCCTTTAAGTCTTTCTTTTAAAAATTTTTTGGTAAAAAGTTTTACATCTTTTAAATTTTTAAAACTTTTTTTCACCTCAAAATGCCACTTCCCATTTTTAAAAAACATTTTACCTTTAAAAATAAAAAATAGCAATCAAAAATGAAGGCTTATATAGGAACTTCTGGTTGGAGTTACTATTCGTTTAAAGGTATTTTATATCCAGTAGAAAGTAAGCCTAAGGACTGGCTTTCTATTTACGCTAAACATTTTAACACCGTAGAGGTTAACGTTACCTTTTACCGACTTCCTTCTTCTAAGACGTTTGAGAAATGGTATGCAGAAACCCCGGAGGATTTCGTCTTTTCGTTAAAGGCACCCAAGATTATTACCCATGTAAAAAGATTAAAAGAGGTTTTAGAGGATTTAAGGGAGTTTTTAAAAAGAATAGCTGTTTTAAAAGAAAAGGCTAAAGTTTTACTTTTTCAGTTTCCCCCGTCTTTAAAGTTTGAGAAGAATTTGATAGAAAACTTTTTAAAGGTTTTACCTTCTGATTATTTAATGGTTATAGAAATAAGAAATCAGTCTTTTCATACAGAAGAGTTTGTAGATATGGTTAGAGAAAAAGGGATATGTCTTTGTTTTTCTGATTGCGGGAAAAGATATCCTTCCTGGTATGAGGTACAGACTACAGATTTTTTGTATGTTAGATTGCATGGAAGAGAAAAACTTTACGTTTCTAAGTATAAAGAAGAGGAGTTAAAAGCTTTAGTTAAAAGCTTAAAAAGGTTTGAGTTTAAAGAGCTTTTTGTTTATTTTGATAACACAGCGTTAGGGCATGCGGTTACAGATGCTTTAACCTTTAAGTCCCTTGTAGAGGTTTAGGATAGGTCTTCTTCAGCGAGTGCTTGATAGAGCTTAAAAAGATGTGGTATTTCTTCATCTTGGAAAAGGGTTCTAATCTCTAAGATGTCTGGTTTGATTTTAAGGAAGACATCTACCAGTTCAGGGTCAAACCGAGTCCCTTTTTCGGATTTAATGATCTGTAAGGCTATATCATAGGGTAAAGCCCTTCGGTAAGGTCTGTTTGAAGTGAGGGCATCAAACACATCGGCTATGGCTACTATTCTTGCAAAAAGAGGTATTTTTTTACCTTTTAACCCGCAAGGATAACCTTTCCCATCCCATCTTTCGTGGTGATAAAGGGCGATTTTTTGAGCGGCTTTAAGGTATTTTATGTTAGAACCTTCTAAAATTTTAGCCCCTATAATCGTGTGAAGTTTCATGATTTCCCATTCTTTTGGGGTAAGTGGGCCAGGTTTAAGAAGGATCTTGTCAGGAATACCTAATTTACCTATGTCATGAAGCGGAGAGGCGTATTGAAGGATTTCTATTTGACTTTGGGAAAGTCCTATGGCTTCTGCGATCCTACTACAGTAAAAGCTTATTCTATGAATGTGGGATCCTGTGTGTTCATCTCTGTATTCTGCAGCTTTAGCAAGCCTATGAATAATTTCTAAGGAAAGCTTTCTTATCTCTTCATGTGCTTCGTTTAACCCTAAATAAATTTTCTGAATTTCTTTGGTTTTTTGAATTACCTCTCTTTCCAGGTTGGCTTGGTAAGTCTTTAAAAACTCACGATATTTTTTATTTTTACTTAAAGTTTTTATCCTTACGAAAAGCTCTGGAATAAAAATCGGTTTGGTTAAAAAATCGTCTGCTCCTGCTGCAAGACAGTTAATTTTAGTTTCTAAATCGTTTACCCCGGTAATGATGATTACCCCTATTTCAAAGGTTTGATTGTTGTTTTTGATAATTTTACACAAGGAAAGACCGTCCAATCCAGGTAATAGATAGTCTATTAGAGCGATGTCTGGGTTTACTTCCTCAAGCTTAGCCAAAAACTCTTGCCCAGTTTTCGCAGAAAAAACCTTAAATCCTTCTAAACTTAAAACCTCGGCTAAAGAGGTTCTAATATGGTCGTCGTCATCTACTAAAAAAACCTTGGTATGTTCAGGCGCTTCTATCTCTGGCAAAAACATCTTTCAGCTTCCTTTAGGTCTTCCAAAGTATTTAAATTAATAAAATTTTTGGGATTTACCAGACTGTCTTTTAATATTAAGACTCTCCCTTTATTCATAAGATGATTAAAAAATCTAAAAAGGCTATACTTAGGAGACATAGTGAAAAAAGTTTCTATTTCATCTTTTAGCCATACAGGATATACCCCAGGAAAAGGTTTTATTTTTTCTTGTCCTTGGGAAAGAAGGACAAACCCATGACAAAAGATCTCAGAAAGAGAGGTTAAAAATTTAAGAAAGCTAAGTTCTACCAGAGGTTGGTCTACTGCTAAAAAAAGCACGCTTCCTTCGTTAAAAGCTGAAACCCCAGACCATATCCCTGAAATAGGGCCCTCTATCTTAGGATTTTTATCATAGATAAAAGTAAAA is a genomic window containing:
- the waaF gene encoding lipopolysaccharide heptosyltransferase II, coding for MVIRIPNWLGDALMATPVYHNLCQHEKIYLLGPQSIVDLFKFFPNTEVLYYEKGNFKKNLNLLKPFNHQTGLLLTNSFSSAWLFFRAGLKERWGYAKDLRSFLLTKAVKPPKLTLHQRDYYLYLLEALKLPCNHRDLSLPLGKEAITKAKNFLKGLEEKPFIILAPGAAYGPAKMWPKEYYQKLAKNLVKKGWTVVVAGGEKEKNVGDFIQTEVKEVYNLCGKTDLITVAGMFALAEAIVSNDSGLMHLAATLKKPQVALFGSTDPEKTGPLNPKAIVLQHKMPCNPCFKRTCPYGHYKCLSSISVEEVIDALERLIKR
- the truD gene encoding tRNA pseudouridine(13) synthase TruD, yielding MKIKESLEDFIVSEVAEIFPEGKGEFSLYLLKKYNISTWDALGKIAKFIRISMNSIGFGGLKDKKAIAQQFITIKNGPKKDIKTKEFELIYLGQTTKPMSKDLLLGNRFEIRVKNFRVEPKRLDKEIELVKKYGLANYFDDQRFGSVKTSKEFAAKEIIKGNYEKALYLMFAEASPVEIEKNRKLRDCLKKHWGDFKKCLEFAKLSWEKNLFQFLAEHKPSKRTFKRALNLVDQEYLFFLGNAYQSFLWNEILKEILQKLGLNHFKAPYLLGDLFFYREVPENKWESIKTLKLPLPSPKLRFDKNSSSIDIPKFYEKVCQKEGLENVSQLRSFIKGLVFKTYPRPAVIFPENLVWEKLTDDEVKLIFFLEKGSYATLVVKRLFYGYTHS
- the secA gene encoding preprotein translocase subunit SecA, which gives rise to MITKLLSKIVGTKNERELKKIRPIVDRINSLEPEVKKLSDEALSRKTIEFKERIERGASLDELLPEAFAVVREAARRVLGMRHFDVQLIGGVVLHQGKIAEMKTGEGKTLVATLPAYLNALTGKGVHIVTVNDYLAKRDAEWMGPVYRFLGLTVGYLQNQMDEVERKKAYQCDITYGTNSEFGFDYLRDNMKYSLEDMVQRGHHYAIIDEVDSILIDEARTPLIISGPSEESTDIYYFVDEIVRKLKKDIHFTVDEKTKNATLTEEGIAECEQLLGIKNLYNPRYVRLVHHIHQALRAHHLFKRDVDYVVKDGKIIIVDEFTGRLMPGRRWSDGLHQAIEAKERVRIEAENQTLAMITIQNYFRMYEKLAGMTGTAETEAAEFKQIYNLDVVVIPTHKPMIRIDYPDVVFRTQKEKFEKVVEEIEQAYKQGRPVLVGTTSIEKSELLSKMLKKKKISHQVLNAKHHEKEAAIIAQAGRSYAVTIATNMAGRGVDILLGGNPEGLAKAQLEAEGYDLSEIDERAWNEVLAMAKQGIDPTEKYKEYWAKVLYERYLECQKDAEKVKALGGLYVIGTERHESRRVDNQLRGRAGRQGDPGASKFFLSLEDELLRLFGSDKLKGFIEKLGLPEGEPLEHPWLSRAIEQAQKKVEAYHFEIRKHLLEYDDVMNQQRETIYAQRKEVLKSDSVKDWIFSMIEETTNDLVEEAFIERKELTHEELKGLVERVKEIFAFNVTFGEGKHSKEKVLEFLKNTLLEFYENKEKVIGPDNMRAIEKYFLLNTIDNLWREHLLMLDHLRDSVGLRGYGQKNPLQEYKREAFHLFVELMRKIRETTLSYLFRVEIKEASEIEGVLELEEEVDTQKLEYKREDVFEEKTNPEKSQPVRVQKVGRNDPCPCGSGKKYKKCCGKNLEEEGKSEMS
- a CDS encoding outer membrane protein assembly factor BamD codes for the protein MSILISLYGCGTVSKIGSQISSKFGKEISQKSSKTEEEDLGTLLRDAERFFNRGSYDLSYEYYKKIRDLYPGSPQAILAELRMADSKFWEGEYLEALSLYESFEKFYPNNEAIPYVIFQIGTCYYKLRLTFDRDQSYAKKAIETYQRLLQSYPQNPYRAEAAKRIKELREQLAKHEFYVAQFYYKIGYYRAAYNRVLYILNNFPDTNIYQEAKKVVTLYYQKALFETKELAEGTKKDFWGDRFP
- the trxA gene encoding thioredoxin, whose product is MGAPKVTDETFETEVLQSPIPVLVDFWAAWCGPCRVIAPIIDEIAEEFEGKVKVMKLNVDENPITPGKYGIRAIPTLIIFKNGEPVEVIVGAVSKNTIVNALNKVLA
- a CDS encoding MotA/TolQ/ExbB proton channel family protein — its product is MEFWKLFSQTGYVGKAVLLLLVFFSIQSWYYIIANYFRYKSFANDLEDFNKSLESTKDFSGLIKLVKSLDQNLISKGIKRMVAGFGEIYDYYFRTATPKIADERFKINLAEKELEELISLEKERMLLNLNKGLGFLATTGNVAPFIGLFGTVWGIMKAFHDIGLKGSASLATVAPGIAEALINTAMGLFCAIPAVMAYNYFLIKNEKFNKELETVLKKLFLVLKRGFLG
- a CDS encoding 1,4-dihydroxy-6-naphthoate synthase; the protein is MSEKPLTIALSPCPNDVFILSGLLLKRINPGINLTFRFEDIETLNRLGIEGHIPVIKTSFAIWDKLYQTYELMPVGAALGFGAGPLIVSLKPYSPEDFPNLTIAIPGEHTTAHLLFRFFYQGEINKVFVRYDQIIPFLLEKKADLGVLIHEGRFVYQKHGLYQICDLGEYWERQTVAPVPLGGFFIKKDLSPQLKQSLVNAFRESLLWAKEHWKEVLPLLKFYAQELDEEVIKLHVDTYVTEHTFNLKEGALKGLTYLKNLLKIEKDINELVWRG
- a CDS encoding DUF72 domain-containing protein, producing the protein MKAYIGTSGWSYYSFKGILYPVESKPKDWLSIYAKHFNTVEVNVTFYRLPSSKTFEKWYAETPEDFVFSLKAPKIITHVKRLKEVLEDLREFLKRIAVLKEKAKVLLFQFPPSLKFEKNLIENFLKVLPSDYLMVIEIRNQSFHTEEFVDMVREKGICLCFSDCGKRYPSWYEVQTTDFLYVRLHGREKLYVSKYKEEELKALVKSLKRFEFKELFVYFDNTALGHAVTDALTFKSLVEV
- a CDS encoding HD domain-containing phosphohydrolase, with translation MFLPEIEAPEHTKVFLVDDDDHIRTSLAEVLSLEGFKVFSAKTGQEFLAKLEEVNPDIALIDYLLPGLDGLSLCKIIKNNNQTFEIGVIIITGVNDLETKINCLAAGADDFLTKPIFIPELFVRIKTLSKNKKYREFLKTYQANLEREVIQKTKEIQKIYLGLNEAHEEIRKLSLEIIHRLAKAAEYRDEHTGSHIHRISFYCSRIAEAIGLSQSQIEILQYASPLHDIGKLGIPDKILLKPGPLTPKEWEIMKLHTIIGAKILEGSNIKYLKAAQKIALYHHERWDGKGYPCGLKGKKIPLFARIVAIADVFDALTSNRPYRRALPYDIALQIIKSEKGTRFDPELVDVFLKIKPDILEIRTLFQDEEIPHLFKLYQALAEEDLS